AATGAACGCTGAGCCCACATAACGCATTGGAGCTAGCGTGGCGAGGTGCACATGAGATGAAAATCACAACAAGTCCCAATGTGTAAGACAGCGCATACCCGGTTCGAAACCCTTCACAGCGGAAGCAGATAAGCTTCAATCATGCCTCTGATTTCACGTTCATGGCGGACCGCTGTGCCTTTTGCTGCTGTTGCGCTCTTAGCTCTTACCGCCTGCTCACCCTCGGTGACAATTACTGAGGCCGAGGATGCCAATAATCCCGCCTGCGCATCGATGATGGTGGCTCTACCGGACTCCCTGGCTGGCTCCAAGCGTCGTACCACCACCAGCCAATCCACTGCTGCGTGGGGAGATCCCTCGCTTGTGGTCCTGCGATGCGGCGTTCAAGTTCCCAGCCCTACCACTGATAAATGTGTCGCCGTCAACGGCGTGGACTGGGTTCTCAAGGAGAAGGAAACTACGTGGACCATCACCACTTACGGACGCACACCGGCCACAGAGCTAGTGTTTGAAGATAACACTGTTCCATCAGATACGGTTTTGTCAGAAATATCTGCAGCCGTTTCCAAGATCCCGGCCAACGGTGCATGCCTGTGAGAGCCCGCTAAGCTTTCGCTCCCAGTTTCCAAAGAGATGTGACTTCATTGCTGCGTGCAGCATAGAACGGGTCACTGGTGTCCATGGAGCGGGGATGCCTGGCAGACGTGTCCATACGGTCAATCACTTCAAGCCCAGCATTTTCAATCCAGGTCATCAAGTCCTCTCTTGAGCGCAGCCCCAAATGCTCGGCCAGGTCGGAGATGATCAGCCATCCCTCTCCCCCGGGCTCAAGGTGCCGCGTCAATCCGGCCAGGAATGCTCTAAGCATGCGCGATTTAGGATCATAAACCGCGTTATCCAGCAAAGTGTTAGCCGTCCCCGGCAACCAGGGTGGATTACACACAACCAGCGGTGACCGACCTTCTGGGAACATGTCTGTCAGTTGCAAGTCAACAGAGCTGCTGAGTCCCAGATTCTCCAGATTCTCCTGCGCGCAGGCGATGGCCCGTGGTTCACTGTCGGTCCCAACCACACGTTTGACTCCTCGTTGGGCCAAGATAGCCGCCAAGACGCCAGTTCCTGTGCCGATATCAAAGGCCAGCTCGGTGGATGGCAGAACAGCTTGCGCCACCAGCGCCAAGTATTCACTGCGAATTGGCGCAAATGTCCCGTAGTGGGGGTGGATGAGGGCATCTAGTTCCTGCACAAACAAACCGTTCCGGCGCCATTCAAAAGCACCCACGGCCCCAAGCACATCTTGCAGCGGCGCCACAGTGTGTGATTCCACCGGCCCAGCCGCAGCAAGCCATGCAGCGGCTACGTCGGGTGCACGGCGAAGCGCAACGGTAGGTGCTGTTATATGTGTGCCAGCCTCCAACGGGACAAGTAAAAGCCCAAGCATACGTGCGCGCTGTGTCCGCCCTTGTCGGTAGCGGTAGAAAGCTTTGGCGACATCTTCGCCGTCGTGCCTTGAAAAAACGGGCAGGCGTCTGGCAATGGCCGAGAGTAGCTGGCGGGCATTGTGATAATCGCCCCGCCACAACATAGCTGTGCCCTGGGCAGCAAGGCGGTAAGCGTCGTCGGCGGTGAGGGAGTCATCCACCACCTGCACAGTTTTGGGAGGGTTGGCTCCGCTGGCAGAAAACCAGCGCGCCGAATGATCTTCCTCCCCCTGCGTCCAGCTCAAAGTAGGGGCTGGCTGCAATGGCTCAGTGGTCATGGGCGAAGGGGCTCCTAGAGGGAATGCCGGCTAATGCAGCCGCAGAAATGTTCAGTCTTCAGTTTAGCCCGTGAGCTGGGTAGATTCTTTGGCCCTGGATTGGGCTGCGGTGTGGAGAGAGTACTGCGCGGGAGGATTCTTTGAAAGACTAGAGTCTTCGGCACAATTCCCTCGAAAGGTTACACCCATGAACGCTCTGCCTCAGGTCAATGCGCAGTCCAAAGGGTTCCTTGCCCGGCTGATCGAACCAAAACCTTCCACGTCTAAACCACGCACAGCGGTTCGCATGATTTTGGGGGCGCTGCTTCTATTCGCCGGAATCAGCCACCTCACGGTGGCCCGGACAGAATTTCAAGCGCAGGTGCCGGAGTTTCTGCCGCTAGACCCCGACTTTGTGGTTGTTGCCTCGGGAATTGTTGAAATCACCCTTGGTGTCGCTCTCCTACTGTTGGCACGGCGCCGCGTTCCGGTGGGATGGGTAGTGGCCTTGTTCTTTATCGGTGTTTTTCCGGGCAACATCGCCCAGTGGTTGGACGCAAGGAACGGATTTGGGCTCGACACCGACACCAAACGACTAGTCCGGTTATTCTTCCAGCCCCTCCTTGTTGCCGCAGCTCTGTTTGGCACAGGAGCTTGGCGAGACCGGCCCAGGAAGCGCTGAAAGTTGGCGGAGGCTAATCAACGCTGGATGGTTGGCCCAAGGCCGAAACCAGCTGTAGCTTGCTGCTTTTTCACTGCTAGGTTGAAAGATCAGTTAAGAAATACAACGAGTACCAACGAATCATTCTGGAGCTATTATTAGAAATAATGTTAGCCGCAAGAAGCTTCTTGCCCTCACGTTAATATCCGGTCTATTGTTAGCCGGTTGCACCGGAACTAGTAGCGGTTCCAGCACAAGTCCCGATTCTAGCGAATCAACCAAAAATGCCACGGCAGAACCCGCTGGCATGGCAGAGCTCAAAGAGGCCGTCCAGAAAATTCTCGGCTCACCCAATAATCACAGCCTGGCAGCGGTTGGCAACACTAGGAAAGAGGGTTTGAACAATACTCCTCTGCTCACCGGAGCCCCTGAAATTGTGCGAGTCATCATCGCTTGCAACGGAGGTTCCAGCTCAACTCTGCAGGTGGGCCCGGACACACTATCCGTGGCCTGCGATTCGGTAGCTCACGTCATTGACTCGGTACCATCGAAATCCCTGACGATCAGCGTTCCCCCAACACCAACAAGTGCTGGAAGCATCTACGTGGCGGTGGACAAGCAGTAAAGTGAGCGAGCGTCGGCAAAAAAGCAACGTTAAGTGAGCGAGCGTGGGCAGGGCTAGCGGAGGCCCACCTTGCGCTGCAGAGCCAACTGGAGCAGCTCGTCGATCAGTTCCGGATAGCTCAGCCCCGAAGCCTCCCACATTTGCGGGTACATGGAGCTCGGGGTGAAGCCGGGCATGGTGTTGATCTCATTGATAATCAATTCACCATCAGCCGTATAAAAGAAGTCCACCCTGGAAAGGCCTTCTGCACCTACCGCATCGAACGCTTGCGCAGCCTGTTCCCGGACCCGGGCAATATCCGCCTCAGGCATCTCCGCCGGACAGCTCAGGTTGACTGCGTTGCCCTGGACGTACTTGGCGGCAAAGTCGTAGAACTCGTGGTGGGCACCGTCCACCATGGCGATTTCACCCGGCAAGGATACCCGTGGTGCATTGTTCCCGCGGCCTTCCAGGACGGCGCATTCAATCTCGCGGCCCACAATCCCGGCCTCAATCACCAACTTAAGATCGTGCTCACGGGCTGCCTCAATCGCCGCATCAAGGCTATCCAGAGAATCGACTTTAGAGATACCCATTGACGAACCAGCACGGGCCGGCTTTACAAACACGGGAAAGCCCAGTGCTGCCACGCGTTCGCGAACTTTCGCCGGGTCCACAGTCCACTGACGGTCTGTGACGGCAACGTATG
This genomic window from Arthrobacter sp. TMP15 contains:
- a CDS encoding class I SAM-dependent methyltransferase; translated protein: MTTEPLQPAPTLSWTQGEEDHSARWFSASGANPPKTVQVVDDSLTADDAYRLAAQGTAMLWRGDYHNARQLLSAIARRLPVFSRHDGEDVAKAFYRYRQGRTQRARMLGLLLVPLEAGTHITAPTVALRRAPDVAAAWLAAAGPVESHTVAPLQDVLGAVGAFEWRRNGLFVQELDALIHPHYGTFAPIRSEYLALVAQAVLPSTELAFDIGTGTGVLAAILAQRGVKRVVGTDSEPRAIACAQENLENLGLSSSVDLQLTDMFPEGRSPLVVCNPPWLPGTANTLLDNAVYDPKSRMLRAFLAGLTRHLEPGGEGWLIISDLAEHLGLRSREDLMTWIENAGLEVIDRMDTSARHPRSMDTSDPFYAARSNEVTSLWKLGAKA
- a CDS encoding D-alanine--D-alanine ligase family protein, which produces MSTDSPAITAPIRVAILFGGRSSEHAVSCVTAAGVLGAIDRTKYDVVPIGIAKSGQWVLAGEDIEGWSLAEGDSPEVASGVQTVSLAHLGGGHQLVVSEAAKLPEELGSVDVVFPLLHGPWGEDGTIQGLLELSDTRYVGAGVLASAIGMDKHFMKVVFAAAGLSVGPYVAVTDRQWTVDPAKVRERVAALGFPVFVKPARAGSSMGISKVDSLDSLDAAIEAAREHDLKLVIEAGIVGREIECAVLEGRGNNAPRVSLPGEIAMVDGAHHEFYDFAAKYVQGNAVNLSCPAEMPEADIARVREQAAQAFDAVGAEGLSRVDFFYTADGELIINEINTMPGFTPSSMYPQMWEASGLSYPELIDELLQLALQRKVGLR
- a CDS encoding DUF3515 domain-containing protein, which produces MPLISRSWRTAVPFAAVALLALTACSPSVTITEAEDANNPACASMMVALPDSLAGSKRRTTTSQSTAAWGDPSLVVLRCGVQVPSPTTDKCVAVNGVDWVLKEKETTWTITTYGRTPATELVFEDNTVPSDTVLSEISAAVSKIPANGACL